From a single Serratia surfactantfaciens genomic region:
- a CDS encoding RidA family protein — protein sequence MNIERIDPDKRWSEAVVHNETVYYTSVPENLDDDATAQTANALAAIDVLLARVGSDKSRILDATIFLANTADFAAMNAAWDAWVVAGSAPVRCTVQAQLMNPKYKVEIKIIAAL from the coding sequence ATGAATATTGAAAGAATTGATCCCGATAAGCGCTGGTCCGAAGCCGTGGTGCACAACGAGACCGTTTACTACACCAGCGTGCCGGAGAACCTCGACGATGACGCGACCGCGCAGACCGCCAACGCCCTTGCCGCCATTGACGTGCTGCTGGCGCGCGTAGGTTCGGATAAGAGCCGTATTCTTGACGCCACCATTTTCCTGGCCAACACCGCCGACTTCGCTGCGATGAACGCCGCCTGGGACGCCTGGGTGGTCGCCGGCAGCGCGCCGGTGCGCTGCACCGTGCAGGCGCAGCTGATGAATCCGAAGTACAAGGTGGAAATCAAAATCATCGCCGCGCTGTAA
- the mdtI gene encoding multidrug/spermidine efflux SMR transporter subunit MdtI, giving the protein MQQFELYHIGFLGLAIVLEIVANIFLKMSDGFRKIWLGLLSLLSVLGAFSALAQAVKGIDLSIAYALWGGFGIAATIAAGWIMFGQRLNAKGWVGLALLLAGMVILKLS; this is encoded by the coding sequence ATGCAACAGTTTGAGTTGTACCACATCGGGTTCCTGGGTCTGGCGATCGTGTTGGAAATCGTCGCCAACATCTTCCTGAAGATGTCGGACGGCTTCCGTAAAATTTGGTTGGGGCTGTTGTCGCTGCTGTCGGTACTCGGCGCGTTCAGCGCGCTGGCGCAGGCGGTAAAGGGCATCGATCTGTCGATCGCTTATGCGCTGTGGGGCGGTTTCGGTATCGCCGCCACTATCGCTGCGGGCTGGATCATGTTCGGTCAGCGGTTAAACGCCAAAGGCTGGGTCGGCCTGGCGCTGTTGCTGGCGGGGATGGTGATCCTCAAACTGTCCTGA
- the mdtJ gene encoding multidrug/spermidine efflux SMR transporter subunit MdtJ, with amino-acid sequence MIYWIFLGLAIMTEIIGTLSMKYASVNGGMSGHIVMYVMITASYVLLSVAVKRVALGVAYALWEGIGILFITLFSVLWFDEPISVLKVLGLATLIAGIMLVKSGTRKERKQVSPRGDNHATV; translated from the coding sequence ATGATTTATTGGATCTTTTTAGGTTTGGCCATCATGACCGAAATCATCGGCACCTTGTCGATGAAATACGCCAGCGTCAATGGCGGCATGAGCGGGCATATCGTGATGTATGTGATGATTACCGCGTCTTACGTGTTGCTGTCTGTCGCGGTAAAACGCGTAGCGCTGGGCGTGGCCTATGCGCTGTGGGAAGGGATCGGCATTCTGTTCATCACCCTGTTCAGCGTGCTGTGGTTCGACGAGCCAATCTCTGTGCTGAAGGTGCTGGGTCTGGCGACGCTGATCGCCGGCATCATGTTGGTGAAATCCGGCACCCGCAAAGAGCGAAAACAGGTCAGCCCGCGAGGTGACAACCATGCAACAGTTTGA
- a CDS encoding bifunctional 4-hydroxy-2-oxoglutarate aldolase/2-dehydro-3-deoxy-phosphogluconate aldolase, translating to MKNWKTSAEQILTAGPVVPVIVINKLEQAVPLAKALVAGGVRVLEVTLRTACALEAIRAIAKEVPEAIIGAGTVINPQQLREVTEAGAQFAISPGLTEALLQAATAGTIPLIPGISTVSELMQGMDYGLREFKFFPAEANGGVKALQAIGGPFPQVRFCPTGGITPNNYRDYLALKSVLCIGGSWLVPADALDSGDYARITELARNAVSGAAS from the coding sequence ATGAAAAACTGGAAAACCAGCGCCGAACAGATCCTGACGGCGGGACCGGTGGTGCCGGTTATCGTGATCAACAAGCTGGAACAGGCGGTTCCGCTGGCGAAAGCGCTGGTTGCCGGGGGCGTGCGGGTGCTGGAGGTGACGTTGCGCACCGCCTGTGCGCTGGAGGCGATTCGCGCTATCGCTAAAGAGGTGCCGGAGGCGATCATCGGCGCCGGTACGGTGATCAATCCGCAGCAGCTGCGGGAGGTGACTGAGGCGGGGGCGCAGTTCGCCATCAGCCCGGGGTTGACCGAAGCCTTGCTGCAGGCGGCGACGGCGGGGACGATCCCGCTTATTCCGGGCATCAGCACCGTTTCTGAACTGATGCAGGGGATGGATTACGGCCTGCGCGAGTTCAAATTCTTCCCGGCGGAAGCCAACGGCGGAGTGAAGGCGCTGCAGGCGATCGGCGGTCCGTTCCCGCAGGTGCGTTTCTGCCCGACCGGCGGCATTACGCCGAACAATTATCGCGATTATCTGGCGCTGAAAAGCGTGCTCTGCATCGGCGGCTCCTGGCTGGTGCCGGCGGACGCGCTCGACAGCGGCGACTACGCGCGCATCACCGAACTGGCGCGCAATGCCGTCAGCGGCGCCGCGTCGTAA
- the zwf gene encoding glucose-6-phosphate dehydrogenase → MAVTSTAQACDLVIFGAKGDLARRKLLPSLYQLEKAGHIHPDTRIIGVGRAEWDKKAYTEVVKEALGTFMKEKLDDELWATLSARLDFCNLDVNDSKNFTKLGKMLDQKHRTTINYFAMPPSTFGAICKGLGEAKLNHEPARVVMEKPLGTDLASSRVINDQVAEYFNESQVYRIDHYLGKETVLNLLALRFANSLFASNWDNRTIDSVQITVAEEVGIEGRWGYFDQAGQMRDMIQNHLLQILTMIAMSPPADLTTDRIRDEKVKVLRSLRRIDQTNVRETTVRGQYTAGFVQGKKVPGYLEEEGANKSSSTETFVSIRVDIDNWQWAGVPFYLRTGKRLPTKCSEVVVYFKNPPLNLFSDSYQQLPQNKLTIRLQPDEGIEIQVLNKVPGLDHKHRLQTTKLDLSFSETFNQEHVADAYERLLLETMRGIQALFVRRDEVEEAWKWVDSIMDAWKADNEAPKPYQAGTWGPVASVAMITRDGRSWNEFE, encoded by the coding sequence ATGGCGGTAACCTCTACAGCCCAGGCGTGTGACCTGGTTATTTTCGGCGCGAAAGGTGATTTGGCGCGCCGTAAACTGCTGCCTTCCCTGTACCAGTTAGAGAAAGCCGGACACATCCACCCGGATACGCGGATCATCGGCGTCGGCCGCGCGGAGTGGGATAAAAAAGCCTATACCGAAGTGGTCAAGGAAGCGCTTGGCACCTTCATGAAGGAAAAACTGGATGACGAACTCTGGGCCACGCTGAGCGCGCGCCTGGACTTCTGCAACCTGGACGTCAACGACAGCAAGAACTTTACCAAACTGGGTAAAATGCTGGATCAGAAGCACCGCACCACCATCAACTACTTCGCTATGCCGCCAAGCACCTTCGGCGCCATCTGCAAAGGGTTGGGCGAAGCCAAGCTGAACCACGAGCCGGCGCGTGTGGTGATGGAGAAACCGCTGGGCACCGATCTGGCGTCCTCCCGCGTGATCAACGATCAGGTGGCTGAGTACTTCAATGAGTCCCAGGTTTACCGTATCGACCACTATCTCGGTAAAGAGACGGTGTTGAACCTGTTGGCGCTGCGCTTCGCCAACTCGCTGTTCGCGTCCAACTGGGATAACCGCACCATCGACTCGGTGCAGATCACCGTAGCGGAAGAGGTGGGCATCGAAGGGCGCTGGGGTTACTTCGACCAGGCCGGCCAGATGCGCGACATGATCCAGAACCACCTGCTGCAGATCCTGACCATGATCGCCATGTCGCCGCCGGCGGATCTGACCACCGACCGCATCCGCGACGAGAAGGTCAAGGTACTGCGTTCGCTGCGCCGCATCGATCAGACCAATGTCCGGGAAACCACCGTGCGCGGTCAGTACACCGCCGGCTTCGTCCAGGGCAAGAAAGTGCCGGGCTATCTGGAAGAAGAGGGGGCGAACAAGAGCAGCAGCACCGAAACCTTCGTCTCCATCCGCGTGGATATCGACAACTGGCAGTGGGCCGGGGTGCCGTTCTACCTGCGCACCGGTAAACGTCTGCCGACCAAATGTTCGGAAGTGGTGGTGTACTTCAAAAACCCGCCGCTTAACCTGTTCAGCGACTCGTATCAGCAGTTGCCGCAGAACAAGCTGACCATCCGTCTGCAACCGGACGAAGGCATCGAAATTCAGGTGCTGAACAAGGTGCCGGGGCTGGATCACAAGCACCGCTTGCAGACCACCAAGCTGGATCTGAGCTTCTCGGAAACCTTCAACCAGGAGCACGTGGCGGACGCCTATGAGCGCCTGTTGCTGGAGACCATGCGCGGCATCCAGGCGCTGTTCGTGCGCCGTGATGAAGTGGAAGAGGCCTGGAAGTGGGTCGACTCCATCATGGACGCGTGGAAAGCCGACAACGAAGCGCCTAAGCCTTATCAGGCGGGCACCTGGGGGCCGGTGGCCTCGGTGGCGATGATCACCCGCGACGGCCGTTCCTGGAACGAGTTCGAGTAA
- a CDS encoding MurR/RpiR family transcriptional regulator: MNTLDKIQSHLELLSKSERKVAEVILASPQTAIHSSIATLARMADVSEPTVNRFCRRLDTKGFPDFKLHLAQSLANGTPYVNRNVEEDDSVDAYTSKIFESVMASLDTVKANLDIAAINRAVDLLTQAKKISFFGLGASAAVAHDAMNKFFRFNIPVVYFDDIVMQRMSCMNSGEGDVVVLISHTGRTKNLVEMAQLARENDATVLAITSRDTPLAQAATLALLLDVPEDTDVYMPMVSRIAQLTLIDVLATGFTLRRGAKFRDNLKRVKEALKESRFDKGVVIPNSFDS; this comes from the coding sequence ATGAATACGCTGGACAAAATCCAGAGCCATCTGGAACTCCTGAGCAAATCTGAAAGGAAAGTCGCCGAGGTGATCCTGGCCTCCCCGCAGACCGCCATTCACTCCAGCATCGCTACGCTGGCGCGCATGGCCGACGTCAGCGAACCCACCGTCAACCGTTTTTGCCGCCGCCTTGATACTAAAGGCTTTCCCGACTTCAAACTGCATCTCGCCCAGAGCCTGGCCAACGGCACGCCTTACGTAAACCGTAACGTCGAGGAAGATGACAGCGTCGATGCCTATACCAGCAAGATCTTCGAGTCGGTGATGGCCAGCCTGGATACAGTAAAGGCAAATTTGGATATTGCCGCAATCAATCGTGCGGTTGACCTGCTCACCCAGGCAAAAAAGATCTCTTTCTTCGGCCTGGGCGCCTCTGCGGCGGTGGCGCACGACGCGATGAACAAATTTTTCCGCTTCAACATCCCGGTGGTCTACTTCGATGACATCGTCATGCAGCGCATGAGCTGCATGAACTCCGGCGAAGGCGACGTAGTGGTGTTAATCTCGCACACCGGCCGCACCAAGAATCTGGTGGAGATGGCCCAGCTGGCGCGCGAAAACGACGCCACGGTGCTGGCCATCACCTCGCGCGATACCCCGCTCGCCCAGGCGGCGACCCTCGCTTTACTGCTCGACGTGCCCGAGGACACCGACGTTTATATGCCGATGGTGTCGCGGATCGCGCAATTAACGCTCATTGACGTGCTCGCCACCGGATTTACCTTGCGCAGAGGGGCTAAATTCAGAGATAACTTGAAGCGGGTCAAAGAAGCGCTCAAAGAATCGCGCTTTGATAAAGGTGTGGTTATTCCCAACAGTTTTGACTCGTAA
- the pyk gene encoding pyruvate kinase, with product MSRRLRRTKIVTTLGPATDRDNNLEKIIAAGANVVRLNFSHGSPEDHQARADKVREIAAKLGRHVAILGDLQGPKIRVSTFKEGKIFLNVGDKFLLDANLSKGEGDKEKVGIDYKGLPADVVPGDVLLLDDGRVQLKVLEVQGMKVFTEVTVGGPLSNNKGINKLGGGLSAEALTEKDKADIVTAAKIGVDYLAVSFPRTGEDLNYARRLARDAGCNAKIVSKVERAEAVCSDEAMDDIILASDVVMVARGDLGVEIGDPELVGIQKKLIRRARTLNRAVITATQMMESMITNPMPTRAEVMDVANAVLDGTDAVMLSAETAAGQYPAETVAAMARVCLGAEKIPSINVSKHRLDVQFDNIEEAIAMSSMYAANHLKGVTALIAMTESGRTALMMSRISSGLPIFAMSRHEHTLNLTALYRGVTPVYFDSHKDGVIAANEAVNRLRDKGFLVSGDLVIVTQGDVMETVGTTNTSRILRVE from the coding sequence ATGTCCAGACGGCTCAGAAGAACCAAAATCGTTACCACCCTGGGTCCGGCTACAGACCGCGACAATAATCTGGAAAAGATCATTGCCGCCGGCGCCAACGTAGTTCGGCTCAACTTCTCCCACGGCAGCCCGGAAGATCACCAGGCTCGCGCTGACAAAGTGCGCGAAATCGCTGCCAAACTGGGGCGTCACGTCGCTATCCTCGGCGACCTGCAAGGGCCAAAAATCCGCGTATCCACCTTTAAGGAAGGCAAGATTTTCCTCAACGTGGGCGATAAATTCCTGCTGGACGCCAACCTGTCCAAAGGCGAAGGCGACAAAGAAAAAGTCGGTATCGACTATAAAGGCCTGCCTGCCGACGTGGTGCCGGGCGACGTCCTGCTGCTCGACGACGGCCGCGTTCAGCTGAAAGTGCTCGAAGTTCAGGGCATGAAAGTATTTACCGAAGTGACCGTTGGCGGCCCGCTGTCCAACAACAAGGGCATCAATAAACTCGGCGGTGGCCTGTCGGCCGAAGCGCTGACCGAAAAAGACAAGGCGGACATCGTTACCGCCGCCAAGATCGGCGTCGACTACCTGGCGGTTTCCTTCCCGCGCACCGGCGAAGACCTGAACTACGCCCGCCGTCTGGCGCGCGACGCAGGCTGCAACGCCAAGATCGTATCCAAGGTTGAGCGCGCCGAAGCGGTGTGCAGCGACGAAGCGATGGACGACATCATTCTGGCCTCCGACGTGGTGATGGTCGCCCGTGGCGATCTGGGCGTCGAAATCGGCGATCCGGAACTGGTCGGCATTCAGAAGAAACTGATCCGCCGCGCCCGCACCCTGAACCGCGCGGTGATCACCGCGACCCAGATGATGGAGTCGATGATCACCAACCCGATGCCGACCCGCGCCGAAGTCATGGACGTAGCCAACGCCGTGCTGGACGGCACCGATGCCGTCATGCTGTCGGCGGAAACCGCTGCCGGCCAATACCCGGCGGAAACCGTCGCGGCCATGGCGCGCGTTTGTCTCGGCGCCGAGAAGATCCCGAGCATCAACGTTTCCAAACACCGTCTGGACGTGCAGTTCGACAACATCGAAGAGGCGATCGCCATGTCTTCGATGTATGCGGCCAACCACCTGAAAGGCGTCACCGCGCTGATCGCCATGACCGAATCCGGCCGCACCGCGCTGATGATGTCACGCATCAGCTCCGGCCTGCCGATCTTCGCCATGTCCCGTCATGAACACACGCTGAACCTGACCGCACTGTATCGCGGCGTAACGCCGGTGTACTTCGACAGCCACAAAGACGGCGTGATCGCCGCCAACGAAGCCGTCAATCGCCTGCGCGACAAAGGCTTCCTGGTTTCCGGCGACCTGGTGATCGTCACCCAGGGCGACGTGATGGAAACCGTCGGCACCACCAATACCAGCCGTATCCTGCGCGTCGAGTAA
- a CDS encoding leucine-rich repeat domain-containing protein, translating to MLHQHNPASTGDALDLDGRGLTQLDESQLTGHALRKISLYDNQLTAFPASILQHRNLQVLNISCNQICHLPPEIGQLQQLEMFDFGHNRASELPEALGQLHRLKYLYLSDNGFCCLPHSLAQLQQLVYLNATDNHLTALPQAIPRLAALQELRLYNNRIRSLPAEIGQLRALRELHIMKNALTTLPAEIVLLSELEVLDATNNAIAALPKAFCRLPRLSELSLRFNQLTQLPDNIGELTALRSLDLRANRLSELPESLGELSRLRKLDLRWNDFTHTPKVVDILRARGCMVHI from the coding sequence ATGCTCCACCAACACAATCCCGCCTCGACCGGTGATGCGCTCGATCTCGATGGGCGCGGCCTGACGCAGCTCGACGAATCGCAGCTAACCGGCCATGCGCTGCGCAAAATCAGCCTGTACGACAATCAGCTGACGGCCTTCCCCGCCTCTATCTTGCAACACCGCAACCTGCAGGTGCTAAACATCTCCTGCAATCAGATCTGCCACCTGCCGCCGGAGATTGGCCAGTTACAACAGCTCGAGATGTTCGACTTTGGCCACAATCGCGCCAGCGAGCTCCCCGAGGCGCTGGGCCAACTGCATCGGTTGAAATACCTCTATTTGAGCGATAACGGCTTTTGCTGTCTGCCGCACTCGCTGGCGCAGCTGCAACAGCTGGTCTATCTCAACGCGACCGACAACCATCTGACCGCGTTGCCACAGGCGATACCGAGGCTTGCGGCATTGCAGGAGCTGCGTTTATACAACAATCGCATCCGCAGCCTGCCGGCCGAAATCGGGCAACTGCGCGCGCTGCGGGAACTGCATATCATGAAAAACGCCCTGACCACGCTGCCGGCGGAGATCGTCCTGCTCAGCGAGCTGGAGGTTCTCGATGCGACGAACAACGCCATCGCCGCGCTGCCGAAAGCCTTCTGCCGCCTGCCGCGATTGAGCGAGCTGAGCCTGCGTTTCAATCAGCTGACGCAGCTGCCGGATAATATCGGTGAGCTGACGGCGCTAAGAAGCCTGGATCTGCGGGCCAATCGCCTAAGCGAGCTGCCGGAAAGCCTTGGCGAACTGAGCCGGCTGCGCAAGCTGGACCTGCGTTGGAACGATTTCACCCACACGCCGAAAGTCGTCGACATCCTGCGGGCGCGCGGCTGTATGGTGCACATTTGA
- the lpxM gene encoding lauroyl-Kdo(2)-lipid IV(A) myristoyltransferase (LpxM is lauroyl-Kdo(2)-lipid IV(A) myristoyltransferase, an enzyme characterized in Escherichia coli and involved in biosynthesis of the form of lipid A found in that species and some closely related species.), whose product MQNEKKSNVEFIPQFQKAFLSPRYWGVWLGTGLMAGISLVPARLRDPVLGAVGKLAGKLAKGARRRARINLLYCLPELPESEREHIIDQMFACAPQSMVLMAELACTKPEKVLKRVRWHGEEVLDRIRAEGRNVIFLVPHGWAVDVPAMLMAARGQPMAAMFHNQRNQLIDYLWNAVRRKFGGRMHARNDGIKPFISSVRQGYWGYYLPDQDHGAEHSEFVDFFATYKATLPAVGRLMKVCRAAIVPLFPVYDGKTSMLDIYIREPMDDLAEADDPRIARRMNEEVENLVGPNPEQYTWILKLLKTRKEGEIEPYSRDDLYR is encoded by the coding sequence ATGCAAAACGAGAAGAAATCGAACGTAGAGTTCATCCCGCAGTTTCAGAAAGCCTTTTTATCTCCACGCTACTGGGGCGTGTGGTTGGGAACCGGTCTGATGGCCGGCATTTCGCTGGTGCCTGCGCGCCTGCGCGATCCGGTGCTGGGCGCGGTCGGCAAACTGGCCGGTAAGCTGGCGAAGGGGGCGCGCCGCCGCGCCCGCATCAACTTGCTTTATTGCTTGCCGGAGCTGCCGGAAAGCGAACGCGAACACATCATCGACCAGATGTTCGCCTGCGCGCCGCAGTCGATGGTGCTGATGGCGGAACTGGCCTGCACCAAGCCGGAGAAAGTGCTTAAGCGCGTGCGCTGGCACGGCGAAGAAGTGTTGGACAGGATCCGGGCGGAAGGGCGCAACGTGATCTTCCTGGTGCCGCACGGCTGGGCGGTGGATGTGCCGGCGATGTTGATGGCCGCGCGCGGCCAACCGATGGCGGCGATGTTCCACAATCAGCGTAATCAGCTGATCGACTACCTATGGAACGCCGTGCGCCGCAAATTCGGCGGCCGCATGCACGCGCGCAACGACGGCATCAAACCCTTTATCAGTTCGGTGCGGCAGGGTTATTGGGGCTACTACCTGCCGGATCAGGATCATGGCGCGGAGCACAGCGAGTTCGTCGATTTCTTCGCGACCTATAAGGCGACGCTGCCGGCGGTGGGGCGGCTGATGAAGGTGTGTCGTGCGGCGATCGTGCCTTTGTTCCCGGTGTACGACGGCAAAACCAGCATGCTGGATATCTATATTCGCGAGCCGATGGATGACCTGGCCGAAGCCGACGATCCGCGCATTGCTCGCCGCATGAACGAAGAGGTGGAAAATCTGGTGGGCCCGAACCCGGAGCAGTACACCTGGATCCTCAAACTGCTGAAAACGCGTAAGGAAGGGGAGATTGAACCTTACTCGCGCGATGATCTGTACCGTTAA
- the mepM gene encoding murein DD-endopeptidase MepM translates to MQQIVRTIALAYNNLPRPHRVMLGSLTVVTLAVAVWRPFVYHPEHNPIAKNVELESSQLRSLLPEASEPIDADQPTPDDEIPQDELDQKDAGDDGVHEYVVSTGDTLGSILTQYGIDMSDVTLLASQNRDLRNLKIGQQLSWTVNDAGDLQQLTWEVSRRETRTYDRVGNSFKESKEAQQGEWRNNVISGRVNGSFVSSAGDAGLNRNEINAVIKALQWQLDFRKLRKGDQFSVLMSREHFDGKKSQSQLLGVRMRTGGKDYYAIRAEDGKFYDRQGSGLARGFMRFPTMKQFRISSNFNPRRVNPVTGRVAPHKGVDFAMPVGTPVLAVGDGEVVIAKRSGAAGNYVAIRHGRQYTTRYMHLKKLLVKPGQKVKRGDRIALSGNTGRSTGPHLHFELWTGQQAVNPLTAKLPRSEGLSGKDRSDYLAQVKEVVPQLQLD, encoded by the coding sequence GTGCAGCAGATAGTCCGAACTATCGCTCTGGCGTATAACAACCTGCCACGGCCCCACCGCGTCATGCTGGGGTCGCTGACAGTCGTCACATTGGCCGTCGCTGTTTGGCGGCCTTTTGTTTATCACCCAGAACATAATCCCATCGCCAAGAACGTCGAGTTAGAATCCAGCCAGTTGCGGTCATTGCTTCCCGAAGCCAGTGAGCCGATCGATGCCGACCAACCCACCCCCGATGACGAAATCCCGCAGGATGAGTTGGATCAGAAGGATGCCGGCGATGACGGCGTGCATGAATATGTGGTTTCTACCGGCGACACCCTCGGCAGCATTCTGACGCAATATGGCATCGACATGTCGGATGTCACTCTGTTGGCTTCGCAAAACCGCGATCTGCGTAACCTGAAGATCGGCCAGCAACTGTCGTGGACCGTGAACGACGCGGGCGACCTGCAACAGCTGACCTGGGAGGTTTCTCGCCGTGAAACCCGCACCTATGACCGCGTCGGCAACAGCTTCAAAGAATCGAAAGAGGCGCAGCAGGGCGAATGGCGCAACAACGTGATCAGCGGCCGGGTCAACGGCAGCTTCGTCAGTAGCGCCGGTGATGCTGGGTTGAATCGTAACGAAATCAATGCGGTGATCAAGGCGCTGCAGTGGCAGCTCGATTTCCGCAAGCTGCGCAAAGGCGACCAATTCTCCGTGCTGATGTCGCGTGAACATTTCGACGGCAAGAAATCGCAAAGTCAGCTGTTGGGCGTGCGTATGCGCACCGGCGGCAAGGATTACTATGCGATCCGCGCCGAAGACGGCAAATTCTACGATCGCCAGGGCTCTGGCCTGGCGCGCGGCTTCATGCGTTTCCCGACCATGAAACAGTTCCGCATCTCCTCCAACTTCAACCCGCGCCGCGTGAACCCGGTGACCGGGCGCGTGGCGCCGCATAAGGGCGTCGATTTCGCCATGCCGGTCGGCACGCCAGTGCTGGCGGTCGGCGACGGTGAAGTGGTGATCGCCAAGCGCAGCGGCGCGGCGGGCAACTATGTGGCGATCCGCCACGGCCGCCAGTACACTACGCGCTATATGCATCTGAAAAAGTTGCTGGTGAAACCCGGCCAGAAAGTGAAACGCGGCGATCGTATTGCGCTTTCCGGCAACACCGGGCGCTCCACCGGGCCGCACCTGCACTTTGAACTGTGGACCGGCCAGCAGGCGGTGAACCCGCTGACGGCCAAGCTGCCGCGTTCCGAAGGGCTGAGCGGCAAAGACCGCAGCGATTATCTGGCGCAGGTGAAGGAAGTCGTTCCTCAACTGCAGCTGGATTAA
- the znuA gene encoding zinc ABC transporter substrate-binding protein ZnuA encodes MAQKNKWLQRTLLASALLMAGPLSSASAAVVTSIRPLGFIAAAIADGVTPTEVLLPDGASPHDFALRPSDIQRLRSADLVLWVGPDMEAFLTKALVPISADRKLANSELPAVKPLLMKGEDDDDHDHADEAHNHADDDHGHHHGEYNMHVWLSPEVAKVTAIAIHDRLLELMPQNKDKLDANLRQFENLLTQTDKNVGNMLTPVQGKGYFVFHDAYGYFEKHYGLSPLGHFTVNPEIQPGAQRLHQIRTQLVEQKAVCVFAEPQFRPAVINAVAKGTKVRSGTLDPLGIGIALGKDSYGKFLTALSNQYVSCLK; translated from the coding sequence ATGGCACAGAAAAATAAATGGCTGCAGCGCACGCTGCTGGCCAGCGCACTGTTGATGGCCGGCCCGCTGAGCAGCGCTTCCGCTGCGGTGGTGACCTCGATTCGCCCGCTGGGCTTTATCGCTGCGGCGATCGCCGACGGCGTGACGCCGACCGAGGTGCTGCTGCCGGATGGCGCTTCGCCGCACGATTTCGCGCTGCGTCCCTCCGATATCCAGCGCCTACGCTCCGCAGACCTGGTGCTGTGGGTCGGGCCGGATATGGAAGCGTTCCTGACCAAGGCGCTGGTGCCGATTTCGGCAGACCGCAAACTGGCCAACAGCGAACTGCCGGCGGTGAAACCGCTGCTGATGAAAGGCGAAGATGACGACGATCATGATCATGCAGATGAAGCGCATAATCATGCCGATGACGATCACGGGCATCATCACGGCGAGTACAATATGCACGTTTGGCTATCGCCGGAGGTGGCAAAAGTGACGGCGATCGCGATTCACGACAGATTGTTGGAACTTATGCCGCAAAATAAGGACAAATTAGACGCAAACCTGCGCCAGTTCGAGAATCTGCTGACGCAAACTGACAAAAATGTTGGTAACATGCTTACGCCTGTGCAAGGTAAGGGTTATTTTGTTTTTCATGATGCTTACGGCTACTTTGAGAAACACTACGGTTTGAGTCCGCTGGGCCATTTCACCGTCAATCCCGAAATTCAGCCTGGAGCACAGCGCCTACACCAAATTCGAACACAGTTGGTTGAGCAGAAAGCGGTATGCGTTTTTGCTGAGCCACAATTCAGGCCGGCCGTAATCAATGCCGTCGCCAAGGGTACCAAAGTGCGTTCAGGAACGCTGGACCCGCTGGGCATCGGCATCGCGCTGGGGAAGGACAGCTACGGGAAATTCCTGACAGCGCTGTCAAACCAGTACGTGAGCTGCCTGAAGTAA